The DNA sequence AGCCGCCAATTGACGTACCGAGTGCCATCGCAGTCGCACAGGCAAGCTGAACCCAAAACGGTACTTCAGTAGATGTATGGACACCACCAGCAATGAGTGCCATCGTAATAATACCCATTGACTTCTGGGCATCGTTCGTACCGTGTGAGTATGACTGAACAGCTGCAGTCAGTACTTGCATCATACGGAAGCGCTTATTCGTCTTGGCAAGGTTCTGATTCTTGAAAATCACTTTAATGATCGCATACACAATGAAACCAACCGCAAACGCGATGATTGGAGACAAAATGAGTGCTTCCAGGATTTTAAGAAAACCGCTATAATGCACAGCGCTAAATCCTGCAGATGCAATGACTGCACCTGTAATCGCACCGATGATCGCATGCGAAGAACTGCTCGGAATACCGTAGTACCATGTAATCAGGTTCCAGGTAATTCCGGCAATTAGAGCAGCCATGATAACGAGCAAGCCATGATCAAGTTTAAAAGGATCGGCAATTCCGCTCGTAATCGTTTTGGCAACTCCCGTAAACGTAAGCGCACCGATAAAGTTCATGACAGCAGCAAGTGTAATCGCCCTGCGCGGTGTGAGCGCCTTTGTCGATACAGAAGTTGCAATTGCATTCGCCGTATCGTGGAAACCGTTAATAAAATCAAAAACAAGGGCAAACAGTACGATGAGTATGACCGTTAAGAATAATCCATCCATTCTTCTACCCTCTTACGCGTTCTTCATGATGATGCTCTGCAACGTGCTCGCCACATCTTGGCAGCAATCCGCAATTTCCTCGAGCGTCTCATAAATTTCCTTGAATTGTATTACTTTAATTGGATCCGTCTGATTCTGGAACAAATTCTTCAGTGATGCGCGATAAAGTTCATCACATTTGCTCTCATGATCCTTAATACGAATCGCATGCGGCTCGACTTGATTCAGTTTGCTGTTAGACATCAATTCCATGCATGTAAGAATTTCTTTCGAGCATTTAAGGATGTAGTCTGCAAACGAATCGATATAACCGTCTGATGAAAGAATCTGATAGATGTCCATAAGGGCTGTGAATTCTTCCATTCCATCGATAATATCATCAAGCAACATTGTCAGCTGAAGGATATCCTCACGCTCAATCGGCGTAATGAACGCCTGGTTGAGGTCCTTGATGATAATATGTACCTTCTCATCCGCTTCTGTTTCAAATCGCTTAATTGTATTGGCAAACTCGTCCAGCGAGGCAATGTCTTTCACTTTGTAATTCACAAAATATTCTGCTGTTTGATCCAGATGCTTTGCAAAGTCAACCAGGTAATTCGAAAATTTATCAGGCTTTTTCTTGAACATTCATGAACCCTCCGTCTATTAATCGGAAAACTTGTTTTGTCAATATCATCCTTTAGAAGTATATAACTTTCGCAAGAATTTTGCACGGATTTGTCGAATTTTCTTATCTTTTATTTAGTTTAACCATGTTCAACCTAATTATGAAAGCGAAAACATTTGGAAACAATATGGATAACGAGATGCTTCTTGAATAAAACTCAATCCCCGTTATAAAAAAATAGAAACAGGCTGTCCGGGACCCCTGACCCTTTCAGCCTGTTTCTATATGATGGATTGCTCCCTATATCGGCATCTAATCATAGGAGAAGCCTCCTTGACAAACGTCCGACACGTGCCAGCACTTCCTGGACATTGAACGGTTTGAGCATATAGTCATCTGCGCCTTTCTCGAGCGCATGAACAATATTCGCTTCTCCTGCCCGAGCAGAAAGCATCGAAATGATAATATTCTTGTCATCATAATCAGCACGGATGCGCTCAAGCACTTCTATTCCATTCATGCGTGGCATAATGCCATCAAGCAAAATAATATAGCGTTCATTTGGTCTATACCAATTAGAATCAAGAAGCTCTTGGCCATCTTTGAAGGCATGAACTTCTACATCAACTTCATCATCCGGCTGCCATTCAGCAAAGCTCCTTGAAAGGATGGTCCGTACGAGCCGGTCATCATCTACGACAAGCACTTGCAGCTTTTTGACGGCTGTACTTTCAAGATCGCCGCTATAGACCGTAAGACGGTTGCGGCCATCCGCTTTGCTCTGATACAGCGCTTTATCCGCTTCATCAAGAAGGCGTTCACGTGTGTGATTATGCTCATTGACAGAGACGACTCCGCCAGAGAATGTAACATTGAAATCACCGACTGATGATGTGAACTGTTCCTTGGAAAATTGCTCCCTGATACGATCAAGCAGAATTACAGCACCCTCTTCTGTCGTCTTTGGGAGACAAAGTACAAACTCTTCCCCTCCGAAACGGCACAACATGTCAGTTTTGCGCTTATGTTCATCTATTAGCTGGACGAGCCGGCGCAATACTTCATCACCGACTATATGACCATGCGTATCATTGACAGTTTTGAAATGGTCAAGGTCGATGATAGCGATTGCAAATCCCTCGTTATAGCGTTCGTAGTTCGCTAGAAGATCTGAAAGTGCTCGCTCCATGAATTTGCGGTTGCAGGCTCCGGTCAGCTCATCAATAAGAATCTTCTGGGAAAGGGCTAGACGGTTCCGCAAATATGGGATAAACCACTCTGGTTCAAGAACTTCCTTATCAATGAAGTCCGTAGCACCAAACTCGTACGCCTGGGCTCGACTGCGCTCATGGACCGTACTGCTGATCAATGCAAGTGGTGTCAGATTTGCCCTGACTGCTGCCCCAAACTCCTCAAGTCTCTCATTGCCTTCTGCAAGCTCTATATTCATCAGTACGAATGACGGACTCATCGTATAGAAATTCTTAAACCCATTTGCGACTGTCAAAGAAATGATGACATGATAGCCCTCTTCCTCGAGCTTAT is a window from the Aciduricibacillus chroicocephali genome containing:
- a CDS encoding inorganic phosphate transporter — protein: MDGLFLTVILIVLFALVFDFINGFHDTANAIATSVSTKALTPRRAITLAAVMNFIGALTFTGVAKTITSGIADPFKLDHGLLVIMAALIAGITWNLITWYYGIPSSSSHAIIGAITGAVIASAGFSAVHYSGFLKILEALILSPIIAFAVGFIVYAIIKVIFKNQNLAKTNKRFRMMQVLTAAVQSYSHGTNDAQKSMGIITMALIAGGVHTSTEVPFWVQLACATAMALGTSIGGWRIIKTVGGKIMKIRPVNGVAADLTGAAVIFGATLIHLPVSTTHVISSAILGVGSSHRVKGVNWGVAKRMLVTWVITLPISALLAAIVYYILSLFF
- a CDS encoding DUF47 domain-containing protein, which gives rise to MFKKKPDKFSNYLVDFAKHLDQTAEYFVNYKVKDIASLDEFANTIKRFETEADEKVHIIIKDLNQAFITPIEREDILQLTMLLDDIIDGMEEFTALMDIYQILSSDGYIDSFADYILKCSKEILTCMELMSNSKLNQVEPHAIRIKDHESKCDELYRASLKNLFQNQTDPIKVIQFKEIYETLEEIADCCQDVASTLQSIIMKNA
- a CDS encoding GGDEF domain-containing response regulator, whose translation is MKRKSRYELLMRRRIANTFDQWKEKDQISGREVYNFLYKIRGIARGLGMKRVEFLAAERIAEITDDEQAIWAHGDWKRFLKPFVEIAENETETEPEQLPGRKEEIIRNETIGRKEGRFGQDSEIILLIDHDVEFVTGLKNKLEEEGYHVIISLTVANGFKNFYTMSPSFVLMNIELAEGNERLEEFGAAVRANLTPLALISSTVHERSRAQAYEFGATDFIDKEVLEPEWFIPYLRNRLALSQKILIDELTGACNRKFMERALSDLLANYERYNEGFAIAIIDLDHFKTVNDTHGHIVGDEVLRRLVQLIDEHKRKTDMLCRFGGEEFVLCLPKTTEEGAVILLDRIREQFSKEQFTSSVGDFNVTFSGGVVSVNEHNHTRERLLDEADKALYQSKADGRNRLTVYSGDLESTAVKKLQVLVVDDDRLVRTILSRSFAEWQPDDEVDVEVHAFKDGQELLDSNWYRPNERYIILLDGIMPRMNGIEVLERIRADYDDKNIIISMLSARAGEANIVHALEKGADDYMLKPFNVQEVLARVGRLSRRLLL